From the Butyrivibrio fibrisolvens genome, one window contains:
- the nudC gene encoding NAD(+) diphosphatase has product MIQDIAPSIFHNEYVVREPSPDDYVFIFKNRQILVRDDGDSITCPKVSDIGNDKLQFLFTINNKYNYLYLGDEDISPEGFYYTDLKSLRRTDNKLLAFAGMTAYHLHTWYTNNRFCGRCGSKTIIYNKERALKCPDCGNIIYPRISPAVIIAVTDGDKIVVTRYAGREYKGLALIAGFCEIGETAEETVAREVMEEVGLKVKNIRYYKSQPWGFESDLLLGYYCQLDGDGTITMDASELKTAEWVHRDDLEEDKEHVSLTAEMMMAFKHKLF; this is encoded by the coding sequence ATGATACAGGATATAGCACCATCAATTTTTCATAATGAATATGTAGTTAGAGAACCTTCGCCGGATGATTACGTCTTTATTTTCAAAAACAGGCAGATCCTTGTAAGAGATGATGGAGATAGTATTACATGCCCCAAAGTATCCGATATCGGGAATGACAAGCTTCAGTTTCTCTTCACTATCAACAATAAATACAACTACCTGTATCTTGGTGATGAAGATATCTCTCCGGAAGGCTTCTACTATACAGATTTAAAAAGCCTCAGGCGTACTGATAATAAGCTCCTTGCCTTCGCCGGCATGACAGCTTATCACCTTCATACCTGGTATACCAATAACCGCTTCTGCGGAAGATGCGGCTCTAAGACTATTATATATAACAAAGAAAGAGCTCTAAAATGCCCTGATTGTGGTAACATCATATATCCCCGCATATCTCCTGCTGTCATCATAGCTGTAACAGATGGTGACAAGATAGTTGTCACAAGATATGCAGGACGTGAATATAAAGGCCTTGCTCTTATAGCAGGTTTCTGCGAGATCGGTGAGACCGCAGAAGAAACTGTAGCTCGTGAAGTCATGGAAGAAGTCGGACTTAAAGTCAAGAATATCCGCTATTACAAAAGTCAGCCCTGGGGCTTTGAATCAGATCTTCTGCTTGGCTACTACTGCCAGCTTGATGGCGACGGTACTATTACAATGGATGCTTCCGAACTTAAGACCGCCGAGTGGGTACATAGGGATGACCTTGAAGAAGACAAAGAGCACGTAAGTCTTACTGCTGAAATGATGATGGCTTTTAAGCATAAACTCTTTTGA
- a CDS encoding MATE family efflux transporter: protein MKAQKNFTEGKILGPLLQFALPVLFALFLQSLYGAVDLMIVGKFAEPADVSGVSTGSQIMMTLTNLVSSLSMGMTVFLGQKIGENKAAEGGKIVANGIILFFIIGIVLTIFISACSGLLASIMNAPEEAYDMTVSYVRICGTGAIIIISYNLIGSIFRGLGDSITPLVTVLIACIFNIIGDLALVAGFKMGTTGAALATVAAQFISVIISLVLISKKTLPFKLDKSCFKFNREIIKKIIFIGAPVALQDLLVGISFLVILAIVNSLGVIASAGVGVAEKVCGFIMLIPSAFAQSMSAFVSQNRGACKYDRAFKGLKYAIGVSLIFAVLMFYSAFFHGDMLSGIFANDADVIAASWDYLRAYAIDCLFTCFLFCFIGFFNGMEYTRFVMIQGIVGAFWVRIPVSYFMSKQDPVSLFHIGLATPCSTIIQITMCFICLMVLKKGLNKE from the coding sequence GTGAAAGCTCAAAAGAATTTTACTGAAGGGAAAATATTAGGACCGCTTTTACAATTTGCTCTACCAGTACTATTTGCGCTGTTTCTGCAATCACTATATGGTGCAGTGGATCTTATGATTGTTGGAAAATTTGCTGAACCGGCAGATGTGTCAGGAGTATCTACAGGATCTCAGATAATGATGACTTTGACCAATCTTGTCAGTTCATTATCAATGGGAATGACAGTATTTCTAGGACAAAAGATTGGTGAAAATAAGGCGGCAGAAGGCGGCAAAATTGTTGCAAACGGTATAATCTTATTTTTTATTATAGGCATTGTATTAACTATTTTTATATCAGCTTGCTCAGGATTACTTGCCAGCATTATGAATGCTCCTGAAGAAGCTTATGATATGACTGTTTCTTACGTCAGAATATGTGGTACTGGAGCTATTATTATAATTTCCTATAATCTTATTGGAAGTATATTCAGAGGACTTGGAGATTCAATCACCCCTTTAGTAACAGTTTTAATTGCTTGTATTTTCAATATTATTGGCGACCTTGCTCTGGTTGCAGGATTCAAAATGGGCACAACTGGAGCTGCACTTGCAACTGTTGCTGCACAGTTTATAAGCGTCATAATATCTCTGGTACTGATCAGTAAGAAGACATTGCCATTTAAGCTTGATAAGTCTTGTTTTAAATTTAATAGAGAAATCATAAAAAAAATAATATTTATTGGCGCTCCTGTAGCACTTCAGGATCTGCTTGTTGGAATCTCATTTCTTGTAATTCTTGCTATTGTTAATAGTCTTGGGGTTATAGCTTCTGCCGGTGTAGGCGTTGCAGAAAAAGTATGTGGATTTATTATGTTGATCCCATCAGCTTTTGCTCAATCTATGTCAGCCTTTGTTTCTCAGAATAGAGGAGCTTGTAAATATGATAGGGCATTCAAAGGATTAAAATATGCGATTGGAGTTTCGCTTATATTTGCAGTTTTGATGTTCTATTCAGCATTTTTCCATGGAGATATGCTATCAGGAATTTTTGCCAATGATGCAGATGTCATAGCCGCATCATGGGATTATCTGAGGGCATATGCAATTGATTGCCTCTTCACATGTTTCCTATTCTGCTTTATTGGATTTTTTAATGGTATGGAATATACGAGATTTGTGATGATACAAGGCATTGTTGGAGCTTTTTGGGTCAGGATTCCTGTTTCATACTTCATGAGTAAGCAGGATCCTGTATCCCTTTTTCACATAGGACTGGCCACCCCCTGCTCAACAATCATCCAGATTACGATGTGCTTTATATGTCTTATGGTACTAAAAAAAGGTCTTAATAAAGAATAA
- a CDS encoding alpha/beta hydrolase family protein: MYIDCDGIKLNAYLDMPKENPEKCPLCIIIHGFTGHSEERHIVAVQEALNEIGVATLRADMYGHGKSDGKFENHTLFKWLTNILAVVDYAKKLSFVTDIYMAGHSQGGLSVMLAAAMERDIIKALIPLSPAAMIPEIARTGELLGLKFDPENIPDELEAWDGRKLKGNYVRVAQTIKVEDYIDKYQKPVLIVHGDQDETVPYDSSVKFSKLYKNCKLVTIPGDTHCYDHHLELVTKAVKEFMLEQMDKTN; encoded by the coding sequence ATGTATATTGATTGTGACGGTATAAAATTAAACGCATATCTGGACATGCCAAAAGAAAATCCGGAAAAATGCCCATTGTGCATCATAATCCATGGTTTTACAGGTCATAGCGAGGAAAGGCACATTGTTGCTGTTCAGGAAGCTCTAAACGAAATCGGAGTAGCAACACTTCGCGCTGATATGTACGGACATGGCAAGAGTGATGGTAAGTTTGAAAATCACACGCTTTTTAAGTGGCTCACAAATATTCTTGCAGTAGTTGACTATGCCAAAAAGCTTAGCTTTGTCACAGACATCTACATGGCAGGACATTCTCAGGGCGGACTCTCTGTAATGCTTGCTGCAGCAATGGAAAGAGATATTATCAAGGCGCTTATTCCATTATCACCTGCTGCAATGATCCCTGAAATTGCCAGAACCGGAGAACTCCTCGGACTTAAATTTGATCCTGAGAATATTCCTGACGAATTGGAAGCCTGGGATGGCAGAAAGCTTAAGGGTAACTATGTCAGAGTTGCTCAGACCATAAAAGTTGAAGACTATATAGACAAATATCAAAAGCCTGTGCTTATCGTACACGGAGATCAGGACGAAACTGTACCTTATGACTCTTCAGTTAAGTTCTCCAAGCTGTACAAGAACTGTAAATTGGTAACTATCCCCGGGGATACTCACTGCTATGACCACCATCTTGAGCTTGTCACCAAGGCAGTAAAAGAATTTATGCTAGAACAGATGGACAAAACAAACTAA
- a CDS encoding DegV family protein, protein MESGYVISCCSTVDLPKDFFEKKNIRYICFHYQLDGVDYLDDLGQTIPFDEFYKKMEDGADTKTSQINVEEYEEYFESIVKEGKDIIHLTLSSGISGTINSANIAKDMVLDKYPDRKIEIIDSLAASSGYGLLMDILADKRDQGLSFEDLCAFALDIRNKVQHWFFSTDLTFYIKGGRVSKTAGFVGSMLNICPLLNVNIEGKLIPREKIRTKKKVSQRVVDIMEERALGGKDYSGKCFISQSACREDAEYVASLIEERFPKLKGKVMINDIGTTIGSHTGPGTVAVFYIGDQKDD, encoded by the coding sequence ATGGAATCAGGATATGTTATCAGTTGTTGTTCGACAGTAGATCTTCCAAAGGATTTTTTTGAAAAAAAGAATATCAGATATATTTGCTTTCATTATCAGCTGGATGGAGTAGACTATCTGGATGATCTGGGTCAGACGATACCTTTTGACGAGTTTTATAAGAAGATGGAGGACGGAGCTGATACCAAGACTTCACAGATCAATGTAGAAGAGTACGAAGAGTATTTTGAAAGTATAGTAAAGGAAGGTAAGGATATCATTCACCTGACTCTTTCTTCAGGAATATCAGGTACTATCAATTCTGCCAATATTGCCAAGGATATGGTGCTGGACAAATATCCTGACAGAAAGATAGAGATAATTGATTCACTTGCAGCTTCATCTGGATATGGACTTCTTATGGATATACTTGCAGATAAAAGAGATCAGGGACTTAGCTTTGAAGATCTTTGCGCATTTGCTCTTGATATAAGAAATAAAGTGCAGCACTGGTTCTTCTCAACCGATCTTACATTCTATATAAAAGGAGGCAGAGTATCCAAAACAGCAGGATTTGTAGGATCTATGCTCAATATCTGTCCTCTTCTTAATGTGAATATAGAAGGTAAGCTTATCCCGAGAGAGAAGATAAGAACCAAGAAGAAGGTATCACAAAGAGTTGTCGATATCATGGAAGAAAGGGCACTTGGCGGCAAAGACTATAGTGGCAAGTGCTTCATATCCCAGTCTGCATGCAGAGAAGATGCAGAGTATGTTGCAAGCCTTATAGAAGAGAGATTCCCTAAGCTTAAAGGCAAAGTGATGATCAACGATATAGGTACCACCATCGGAAGCCATACAGGCCCGGGAACTGTAGCGGTATTCTACATAGGCGATCAAAAAGATGATTAA
- a CDS encoding ABC transporter ATP-binding protein: MAFEVKHLQKKFGDKQAVEDLSFELKEPGVYALLGTNGAGKSTSIRMMLGILERDNGEVLFGGENFDTRKVNVGYLAEERGLYPKYPIMDQLLYFASLKGLSADTAMDRIKYWGDRLKVTEYLFPERKKGKKFKPTLADQLSKGNQQKIQLMAALISDPQFLILDEPLSGLDPVNTDLFKSVIREEIARNKYIIMSSHQMPVIEEFCEDITILNRGKAVVSGNLNQIKKSYGRVNLFVKCDEDISDTISTLGIKVVNNTPAGIQLKVKDESEAKSLLKRLSDESRTIVRFELREPSLHEIFIESVGESALDNDQNNADNKAEENISE; the protein is encoded by the coding sequence ATGGCATTTGAAGTTAAACATTTGCAGAAAAAATTTGGAGATAAACAGGCAGTCGAAGATCTTTCATTTGAGCTTAAAGAGCCCGGAGTATATGCGCTTCTTGGAACCAATGGCGCAGGCAAGTCAACTTCCATTCGTATGATGCTTGGAATACTCGAAAGAGATAACGGCGAAGTTCTCTTTGGCGGAGAGAACTTTGATACACGTAAAGTCAACGTCGGATACCTTGCAGAAGAAAGAGGTCTGTATCCCAAATATCCTATCATGGATCAGCTCTTATACTTCGCATCTTTAAAGGGCTTATCCGCAGACACCGCAATGGACAGGATCAAGTATTGGGGAGACAGGCTCAAGGTCACAGAGTATCTTTTTCCTGAGAGAAAAAAGGGTAAGAAATTCAAACCAACTCTTGCAGATCAGCTGTCCAAAGGTAACCAGCAGAAGATCCAGCTTATGGCTGCTCTTATATCAGACCCTCAGTTTCTGATTCTTGACGAGCCGCTTTCAGGCCTTGACCCGGTTAATACAGACCTTTTCAAAAGCGTTATCCGTGAAGAGATCGCCAGGAACAAATATATCATCATGTCATCCCACCAGATGCCTGTTATTGAAGAGTTCTGCGAAGATATCACTATCCTTAACAGGGGCAAAGCTGTAGTATCCGGCAATCTCAACCAGATAAAAAAATCCTACGGTCGTGTCAATCTCTTTGTTAAGTGTGATGAAGATATCTCAGATACTATCAGCACACTCGGCATCAAGGTCGTTAATAACACACCTGCCGGCATACAGCTCAAGGTCAAGGATGAATCTGAAGCCAAATCCCTTCTAAAGCGCCTTAGCGATGAATCAAGGACCATCGTAAGATTCGAACTCAGAGAGCCTTCACTTCACGAGATCTTCATTGAAAGCGTCGGAGAAAGTGCTTTAGATAACGATCAGAATAACGCAGATAACAAAGCGGAGGAAAACATAAGTGAATAA
- a CDS encoding ABC transporter permease, with amino-acid sequence MNKNDLRGFKQVFMFEFMTGIKKTGFKVFLAIICTLSFCYMPLMLIISNIKNSDDSGKNTQAISSIESVYIYDNSGLEIDFDSFIDNEVYKNVSFITDSEKSYDEAIDSFDKDTDIYSLIIKTEYDKQKGFDVYITRSPGSKIKDSELSDFEDAYVSFYREGVLKNLGVSEEDYEYLSKEFDVTVMKTDKEGNFFEDTGSISSGDYFVMLAGLMIVFMFINMSVGNVATSIATEKSSRVIEYLLTGTRPLALLSGKICARLLETLITTFAAYGCFFLSQLLCIIINAQNIVSSASSGSVVVVSSIWENITLSKLVITVLYFLAGLCLYSIIGALTGASVSKLDELQDAYKTFSFLLIICTYADMALIIMMLNMSGTEAFKNYIAICPFTGAFITPALILTGKISILTGLIALIVIVIAAVIIFILSSAVYESMLLFQGKRLKAKDVIKLMKKQVVV; translated from the coding sequence GTGAATAAAAATGATCTAAGAGGATTCAAGCAAGTCTTTATGTTTGAATTCATGACAGGCATCAAGAAAACAGGCTTCAAGGTATTCCTGGCTATAATATGCACTCTTTCCTTCTGTTATATGCCCTTAATGCTTATCATAAGTAATATCAAAAATAGTGACGATTCAGGCAAGAATACTCAGGCAATATCTTCTATTGAATCAGTATATATTTATGATAATTCAGGTCTTGAGATAGACTTTGATTCTTTTATAGATAATGAAGTCTACAAGAATGTTTCATTCATAACAGACTCCGAAAAGTCATACGATGAAGCTATAGACAGTTTTGATAAGGACACAGACATTTATAGTCTTATCATTAAAACAGAGTATGATAAGCAAAAAGGATTTGATGTTTATATTACACGTTCTCCAGGGTCTAAGATAAAAGATTCTGAGCTTTCTGATTTTGAAGATGCCTATGTATCTTTTTACAGAGAAGGAGTCCTTAAAAACCTTGGCGTAAGCGAAGAAGATTATGAATATCTGTCCAAAGAATTCGACGTGACAGTTATGAAAACTGATAAAGAGGGTAACTTCTTCGAAGATACAGGAAGTATCTCATCCGGCGATTACTTCGTAATGCTGGCAGGTCTTATGATAGTATTCATGTTCATAAACATGTCTGTTGGAAATGTAGCAACTTCTATAGCAACAGAGAAGTCTTCAAGGGTTATCGAATATCTCCTTACAGGAACAAGGCCCCTTGCACTACTGTCCGGCAAAATCTGTGCAAGACTTTTAGAGACTTTGATCACAACTTTTGCTGCTTACGGATGCTTCTTCCTATCACAGCTTCTGTGCATAATCATAAATGCGCAGAACATAGTTTCAAGCGCATCTTCAGGAAGTGTAGTTGTAGTCTCTTCAATATGGGAGAATATCACGCTTTCAAAGCTTGTAATAACTGTTTTATACTTCCTTGCAGGATTGTGCCTGTATTCAATAATAGGAGCTTTGACAGGTGCAAGTGTATCCAAGCTCGATGAGCTCCAGGATGCGTATAAGACATTCAGCTTCCTTCTTATCATCTGCACTTATGCAGACATGGCTCTTATTATCATGATGCTTAACATGAGCGGAACTGAAGCTTTTAAGAATTATATAGCAATATGTCCTTTTACCGGTGCATTCATCACACCTGCCCTTATACTTACAGGTAAGATCAGCATCCTGACAGGACTTATAGCTCTTATAGTAATAGTCATAGCCGCAGTTATCATCTTCATTCTATCTTCGGCAGTTTATGAATCCATGCTCCTGTTCCAGGGCAAGAGACTCAAAGCTAAAGACGTTATCAAACTCATGAAAAAACAGGTGGTTGTATGA
- a CDS encoding type II CAAX prenyl endopeptidase Rce1 family protein: MKNWLKICKFTLKQAIKGKKFIGSTVFVGIAFLIIAVVSNILISGALDDKDKASDLKAVYIVNETDLSLDIDSFEQKHQKDYPYLTISEVSGLSAEEAAKDVTALGDNEDTSIVLNIKESEESCDLTIYIPKESTVGSGDAKDFARDFSETVKNAKISSTDVSADKINMAVSDLNINEITINEPSEEEDYSFISYFAPMLVMMVLYFLVIFYGQSIGQIVSMEKTSKLMEYILTLSSPSAIIFGKVTAIFCEAVIQTAVWIACAVTGLVVSNVVITDIIGISRVDIISLFMDMLPENGVSANFYVLLVLAVIALLCAFLFYCFVSALFASFAATAEELSQTTSISVMTMLVGFLASLYVPLFTENDPIGMTIIRIIPFTSAFVLPGDIVSARIGFIPFVLYLALLLLFTVLLAILTGRVYKNRLFKKGTKGIFAEIAGAITGKVKNKEDGLNEVLESQDSRSSKALMYGNLDNAKKAYTIIGFAILTFMLAANAIGGIIGDVLAKIISAKSHLELTDIYTDTTFLALTNIVSIYGIACPLCALVAKLSNGSKYVVKGTISKNQYIRAICIMFPVTVLLANFSNYLAALLSGGEAENSMINTLISGDNILSMIMVSVLAPIFEELIYRKLIIDRTRRYGELTAITYSALAFGLFHCNIYQFFYAFALGLIFGYVYVRTGNILMTIVMHMIVNSSSAIMAPYMPVVYTYFIYVMIGLGIVSIIYTIIKKDVHFEKAPNEVPHKMLSGAAFKNSGSILFAIVCIYIMAYSLIASTLLG, from the coding sequence ATGAAAAACTGGCTTAAAATATGTAAATTCACACTAAAACAAGCCATTAAAGGCAAAAAATTTATTGGCTCTACAGTCTTTGTAGGTATAGCATTTTTGATAATAGCTGTTGTTTCCAACATCCTTATATCAGGAGCTCTTGATGACAAGGATAAGGCAAGCGACCTAAAAGCTGTATATATAGTTAACGAGACAGATCTTTCTTTGGATATAGATAGTTTTGAACAGAAACATCAAAAAGACTATCCATATCTTACGATCAGTGAAGTATCCGGATTAAGCGCCGAAGAAGCTGCCAAGGATGTCACAGCACTCGGAGACAACGAAGATACTTCTATAGTACTTAACATAAAAGAAAGTGAAGAAAGCTGCGATCTAACCATTTATATCCCAAAAGAAAGCACAGTAGGAAGTGGCGATGCCAAGGACTTTGCCAGAGACTTTTCTGAAACAGTCAAGAATGCGAAGATAAGCAGCACAGATGTATCTGCAGATAAGATCAATATGGCAGTAAGTGATCTAAATATAAATGAGATCACAATCAACGAGCCTTCAGAAGAAGAGGATTATTCTTTTATTTCTTATTTTGCTCCCATGCTCGTTATGATGGTCTTATATTTCCTTGTGATATTCTATGGTCAGAGCATCGGTCAGATAGTAAGTATGGAGAAAACTTCCAAACTCATGGAATATATCCTGACACTTTCAAGTCCTTCTGCCATTATATTTGGTAAAGTTACTGCTATCTTCTGTGAAGCAGTGATCCAGACAGCCGTATGGATAGCATGCGCTGTCACAGGTCTTGTGGTAAGTAATGTTGTTATAACCGACATCATCGGAATTAGCCGCGTTGACATCATCTCTTTATTTATGGATATGTTACCGGAAAATGGTGTATCTGCAAACTTCTATGTCCTTTTGGTATTAGCTGTTATAGCCCTGTTATGTGCGTTTTTATTCTACTGCTTTGTATCAGCCCTTTTTGCATCATTTGCTGCAACTGCAGAAGAGTTATCACAGACAACATCCATATCAGTTATGACTATGCTGGTAGGGTTCCTTGCTTCCTTGTATGTACCTCTTTTTACAGAGAATGACCCTATCGGAATGACTATCATCAGAATCATTCCTTTCACATCAGCTTTTGTCCTGCCTGGTGATATAGTATCTGCAAGGATAGGATTTATACCGTTTGTATTGTATCTGGCTCTCCTTCTTCTTTTTACAGTACTACTTGCAATCCTTACTGGAAGAGTTTATAAGAACAGGTTATTCAAAAAAGGTACAAAAGGAATCTTTGCAGAAATCGCTGGTGCAATAACAGGCAAAGTCAAAAACAAAGAAGATGGTCTTAATGAAGTCCTGGAATCTCAGGATAGCAGATCTTCTAAAGCCTTAATGTATGGAAACCTTGATAATGCCAAAAAAGCCTATACAATCATAGGCTTTGCTATCCTTACATTCATGCTCGCAGCTAATGCGATCGGAGGCATAATAGGAGATGTCCTTGCCAAGATAATCTCTGCAAAAAGCCACTTGGAACTCACAGATATATATACTGATACAACATTTTTAGCACTAACTAATATCGTCAGCATATATGGTATAGCCTGCCCTTTATGCGCGCTTGTTGCAAAGCTCTCCAATGGTTCTAAATATGTTGTAAAAGGCACTATCTCCAAGAATCAGTACATAAGAGCAATATGCATCATGTTCCCTGTGACAGTGTTACTCGCCAACTTTAGTAATTATCTTGCTGCGCTTCTGTCAGGTGGTGAAGCTGAGAATTCCATGATCAATACACTTATATCAGGCGATAACATCCTGTCTATGATAATGGTATCCGTACTCGCACCTATATTTGAAGAGCTGATCTATAGAAAGCTAATAATAGACAGGACAAGGCGTTACGGCGAGCTTACAGCTATTACCTACTCCGCACTTGCATTTGGACTGTTCCACTGCAATATATACCAGTTCTTCTATGCATTTGCACTTGGCCTGATATTTGGATATGTATATGTCAGAACAGGTAATATCCTTATGACAATTGTGATGCATATGATAGTAAACTCATCATCAGCGATAATGGCACCTTATATGCCGGTAGTATATACCTATTTCATATATGTGATGATAGGACTTGGAATCGTATCCATAATATATACCATCATCAAAAAAGATGTACATTTTGAAAAAGCGCCAAACGAAGTACCTCACAAAATGCTCTCCGGCGCAGCCTTCAAGAACTCCGGTTCCATCCTGTTTGCAATCGTCTGCATATACATCATGGCCTATTCACTGATTGCATCAACTCTATTAGGCTAA
- a CDS encoding M15 family metallopeptidase, with protein sequence MKSNTSIKSIISMIIVISVLATGCGKGSESVLTDDGNTSESVDTKTYKEDEIESTTPGKSEYSNNESNEEAGNKASSEAWTDSSEDNSVDTVYDSSSAGVSTDNDDTKGASDNDKIEDTNQNKEEKADMDSTISSEDFYISEITDELFNRMKGKSYKDDCNVPREDLRYIHILHKDLEGDTCEGEMVCHKIIAQDLLEIFEELYLNDYPIEHMVLIDEYGADDETSMTANNSSCFNYRVISHTTKISKHGLGIAVDINPLYNPYTKIVDGTRIVEPAAGEPYLDREADFPYKIDEDDLCYKLFIEHGFEWGGSWTSAKDYQHFEMPDSVADELRAIY encoded by the coding sequence ATGAAGAGTAATACAAGTATTAAAAGTATTATAAGTATGATAATAGTAATATCAGTTCTTGCGACCGGATGTGGCAAAGGCAGTGAAAGCGTTTTAACAGATGATGGAAATACTTCAGAAAGCGTTGACACTAAGACTTATAAAGAGGATGAAATAGAAAGTACTACGCCGGGAAAGAGCGAATATTCGAATAATGAGTCTAATGAAGAAGCTGGTAATAAGGCTTCCTCAGAGGCATGGACTGATAGTTCTGAAGATAATAGCGTAGATACTGTATATGATTCAAGTTCTGCGGGTGTGTCTACAGATAATGACGATACTAAGGGCGCTTCTGATAATGATAAGATAGAAGATACTAACCAGAATAAAGAGGAAAAGGCAGATATGGATAGTACTATAAGCAGTGAAGATTTCTATATATCAGAAATCACTGATGAACTTTTTAACAGGATGAAGGGGAAGTCTTATAAGGATGACTGTAATGTTCCCAGAGAGGATCTTAGATATATCCATATACTTCATAAGGATCTTGAAGGGGATACCTGCGAAGGCGAGATGGTATGTCATAAGATCATAGCTCAGGACCTTTTGGAGATATTTGAAGAGCTATATCTTAACGACTATCCTATAGAACACATGGTACTTATAGATGAATACGGTGCTGATGACGAGACTTCTATGACAGCCAACAATTCATCCTGCTTTAACTATAGAGTTATATCTCATACTACCAAGATATCCAAGCACGGCCTTGGAATAGCTGTTGATATTAACCCTTTATACAATCCGTATACCAAGATAGTAGACGGAACGAGAATAGTCGAGCCGGCAGCAGGTGAGCCTTATCTTGACAGAGAAGCAGACTTTCCCTACAAGATAGATGAAGATGACCTGTGCTATAAACTCTTTATAGAACATGGATTTGAATGGGGAGGCAGTTGGACCAGTGCCAAAGACTACCAGCACTTCGAAATGCCTGATTCAGTTGCAGATGAGCTTCGTGCTATTTACTAA